A genomic segment from Thermotoga neapolitana DSM 4359 encodes:
- a CDS encoding asparagine synthase-related protein, with product MREIVEDIRETVKDGKLYVAFSGGKDSSLVAILAKMALGEERVELVTVDWGPYTYEKSRKIVRSFAEKYGLKHTFIPSNGLQEKVWRYGPSCNACTRDVKTRLVKEYAGGCLVASGANASDSWGKTGLKVFDGVYSPLYRVGKAEINAMIDHLGIEVRKIGESAGREGCKLKHLLKMLINPNYHGRAVSVANEILLNVLEKHGFAPELANVKIIGPLSRNIALVNVKPFPPEEIVEEIVEKLSEEKTIDEVVVVDGPMRLFVLANPAIYRNEESRKWIKEGRLQPEFAFPIEVEWKESRNNRLRTFQVIDFRKE from the coding sequence GTGAGGGAGATCGTTGAAGACATAAGAGAGACAGTGAAAGATGGAAAACTCTACGTTGCCTTCTCTGGAGGGAAGGATAGCTCTCTTGTTGCGATCCTTGCGAAGATGGCCCTCGGAGAAGAGAGGGTGGAACTCGTCACCGTCGACTGGGGACCTTACACCTACGAAAAATCAAGAAAGATCGTTCGAAGTTTTGCGGAAAAGTATGGGCTGAAGCACACCTTCATCCCGTCCAACGGACTTCAGGAGAAGGTCTGGAGATACGGTCCTTCGTGTAACGCCTGTACGAGGGATGTGAAAACGCGTCTTGTGAAAGAGTACGCCGGTGGTTGCCTTGTTGCGAGCGGTGCCAACGCCTCAGATAGTTGGGGGAAAACGGGGCTGAAGGTCTTCGATGGAGTCTACTCACCCCTTTACAGGGTGGGAAAGGCCGAGATAAACGCGATGATAGATCATCTCGGAATAGAAGTGAGAAAGATAGGAGAGTCTGCAGGAAGAGAAGGCTGCAAACTGAAGCATCTTTTGAAGATGCTCATAAACCCGAACTACCATGGAAGAGCGGTTTCGGTGGCAAACGAGATCCTTCTGAACGTTCTGGAAAAACACGGTTTCGCTCCAGAACTTGCGAACGTGAAGATCATAGGACCCCTCTCCAGAAACATCGCACTGGTGAACGTCAAACCCTTTCCACCAGAAGAAATCGTTGAAGAGATCGTTGAAAAACTTTCAGAGGAGAAGACGATAGACGAGGTGGTGGTCGTTGACGGGCCAATGAGACTCTTTGTTCTTGCAAATCCTGCGATCTACAGAAACGAAGAGTCAAGAAAGTGGATAAAGGAGGGAAGGCTCCAGCCAGAGTTTGCCTTCCCCATAGAGGTGGAATGGAAAGAGTCCAGAAACAACAGGCTGAGAACCTTTCAGGTGATCGACTTCAGGAAGGAGTGA
- a CDS encoding DUF501 domain-containing protein, translating to MGDPRDEKIVGWQLGRKITNMRRVVFRCPYGYPVVIESFPIKDGKPFPTLYWLTCPHLRKEVSKLESQGYVKEFEEKLEREGKLREKMKKAHVEIIKKRAELLPEDHPFREILSKVGTGGIRDFTKLKCLHLHLADYLAGVKNPVGEMVWDLVERKFCEEKLCRAGEARE from the coding sequence ATGGGTGACCCTCGTGATGAAAAGATCGTAGGATGGCAACTTGGTAGAAAGATCACGAACATGAGACGCGTTGTCTTTCGATGTCCCTATGGATACCCCGTCGTTATAGAAAGCTTTCCCATCAAAGACGGAAAGCCTTTTCCTACACTTTACTGGCTCACCTGCCCTCATCTGAGAAAGGAAGTCTCAAAACTCGAATCACAGGGATATGTAAAAGAGTTCGAGGAAAAACTGGAAAGAGAAGGCAAGCTTCGAGAAAAGATGAAGAAAGCTCACGTTGAGATCATAAAAAAAAGGGCAGAACTCTTGCCAGAAGATCACCCCTTCCGGGAGATTCTTTCAAAGGTTGGAACCGGTGGTATCAGAGACTTCACCAAACTGAAATGTCTCCACCTTCATCTTGCAGACTATCTGGCCGGAGTGAAAAACCCCGTAGGGGAGATGGTGTGGGATCTTGTGGAGAGAAAGTTCTGCGAAGAGAAGCTTTGCAGAGCGGGGGAGGCGAGAGAATGA
- a CDS encoding metallophosphoesterase family protein, translating to MKRFLVISDSHVPVRMPDLPDEIINALKEYDGVIGLGDYVDLDTVILLEKSSREFYGVHGNMDYPDVKEHLPFSKVLLLEGVNIGICHGWGAPWDLKDRLLRVFNEKPDVILFGHTHEPEDTTKAGVRFLNPGSLAEGSYAVLTLDGGEVRFELKKL from the coding sequence GTGAAGCGCTTTCTTGTAATATCTGACTCGCACGTTCCTGTACGAATGCCAGATCTTCCCGATGAAATCATAAACGCCCTGAAAGAATACGACGGGGTTATAGGACTTGGAGACTACGTGGACCTTGACACGGTGATCCTTCTGGAGAAATCTTCCAGAGAATTCTACGGAGTCCACGGAAACATGGACTATCCGGATGTGAAGGAGCATCTTCCGTTCTCCAAAGTGCTTCTTCTGGAAGGTGTGAACATCGGAATTTGTCATGGCTGGGGTGCTCCCTGGGATCTGAAAGACCGCCTTCTCAGGGTGTTCAACGAAAAACCAGATGTGATACTGTTTGGACACACACATGAACCCGAAGACACCACGAAAGCGGGTGTGAGGTTTTTGAACCCTGGAAGCCTCGCAGAAGGATCCTACGCTGTTTTGACTCTCGATGGAGGTGAAGTGAGATTCGAGTTGAAGAAACTGTGA
- a CDS encoding 50S ribosomal protein L11 methyltransferase, with protein sequence MRFKELVFLLKIDEEELLEKLYEEGFFNFAIEENKEGDRLLRVYLREGETLPSFLSNWKILDERLTTPKDWMVELEPFEIVEDVVVDPTEKVTRTDKIVVKLSPGVAFGTGLHPTTQMSVFFLKKYLKKGDRVVDVGCGTGILAIVAKKLGASYVMAVDVDEQAVEVAKENVQKNSVDVIVKRSDLLSEVDGVFDLVVSNILAEIHLRLLEDVDRITHERSILILSGIVDTKENMVREKASKKGWNLLERKQEREWVTLVMKRS encoded by the coding sequence ATGAGGTTTAAAGAACTGGTGTTCCTTTTGAAAATAGACGAGGAGGAACTTCTGGAAAAACTTTACGAGGAAGGCTTTTTCAACTTCGCGATAGAGGAAAACAAAGAAGGAGACAGGTTGCTCAGAGTGTATCTTCGGGAAGGGGAAACTCTTCCTTCTTTTTTGAGCAACTGGAAGATCCTGGATGAGAGGTTAACGACTCCGAAGGACTGGATGGTTGAACTGGAACCGTTCGAGATCGTAGAGGACGTGGTGGTCGATCCCACAGAGAAAGTGACAAGAACGGACAAGATCGTGGTGAAACTTTCCCCGGGAGTCGCTTTCGGAACGGGACTTCATCCCACCACTCAGATGAGCGTGTTCTTTCTGAAGAAATACCTGAAAAAGGGAGACAGAGTGGTGGATGTGGGATGTGGAACCGGAATCCTCGCCATAGTGGCGAAAAAGCTCGGAGCCTCGTACGTGATGGCGGTGGATGTGGATGAGCAGGCGGTTGAGGTCGCAAAAGAGAACGTTCAGAAGAACAGCGTGGATGTCATCGTGAAACGATCCGATCTTCTTTCGGAAGTTGATGGTGTTTTTGATCTTGTCGTCTCCAACATCCTCGCGGAGATCCACCTGAGGCTCCTCGAAGACGTGGACAGAATCACCCACGAAAGGTCCATCTTGATCCTCTCCGGAATCGTGGATACGAAAGAAAATATGGTCAGAGAAAAGGCCAGCAAGAAGGGATGGAATCTTCTGGAAAGGAAGCAGGAAAGAGAATGGGTGACCCTCGTGATGAAAAGATCGTAG
- the panC gene encoding pantoate--beta-alanine ligase, whose translation MRIIETIEEMKKFSEEMREKKKTIGFVPTMGYLHEGHLSLVRRARAENDVVVVSIFVNPTQFGPNEDYERYPRDFERDRKLLERENVDCVFHPSVEEMYPPDFSTFVEETKLSKPLCGRSRPGHFRGVCTVVTKLFNIVKPHRAYFGQKDAQQFRVLRRMVRDLNMDVEMIECPIVREPDGLAMSSRNVYLTPEERKQALALYQSLKIAENLFLNGERDAVKIKEAMINHLSRFDRVKIDYVEIVDEETLEPVEKIDRKVIVAVAAWVGKARLIDNTILG comes from the coding sequence ATGAGAATCATAGAGACTATCGAAGAGATGAAGAAATTCTCCGAAGAAATGAGGGAAAAGAAGAAAACAATCGGTTTCGTTCCCACAATGGGATATCTTCACGAAGGTCATCTTTCACTCGTGAGAAGAGCAAGGGCAGAGAACGACGTGGTCGTGGTGAGCATCTTCGTGAATCCCACTCAGTTTGGCCCAAACGAAGATTACGAGAGATACCCGAGGGACTTCGAGAGAGACAGGAAACTTCTTGAGAGAGAAAACGTGGATTGCGTTTTTCACCCGTCTGTGGAAGAGATGTATCCACCCGACTTCTCCACGTTCGTTGAGGAGACAAAGCTTTCAAAACCGCTGTGTGGTAGATCCAGGCCCGGACACTTTCGAGGGGTGTGTACCGTGGTCACAAAGCTCTTCAACATCGTGAAACCACACAGGGCGTACTTCGGTCAAAAAGATGCACAGCAGTTCAGGGTACTCAGGAGAATGGTGAGAGATCTGAACATGGACGTTGAGATGATCGAGTGTCCCATAGTGAGAGAACCAGACGGTCTTGCGATGAGTTCAAGAAACGTCTATCTCACACCTGAAGAGAGAAAACAGGCTCTTGCCCTGTACCAGTCGTTGAAAATCGCTGAAAACCTCTTTTTGAACGGTGAGAGGGATGCTGTGAAGATAAAGGAAGCGATGATCAATCATCTGTCCAGATTCGACAGAGTGAAGATAGACTACGTGGAGATCGTCGATGAGGAAACGCTGGAGCCCGTTGAAAAGATCGATCGAAAGGTGATCGTCGCGGTCGCCGCCTGGGTGGGAAAGGCAAGACTGATAGACAACACGATACTGGGGTGA